aattgcgaaaatgataaatttgaagttacataaaatattatcaaatcaaatcaaatattttcctcatttcaatggggaatttaaacgaccaagtttgacggatttgagaaatcatttctttgtagtaaaagagtaggtatactcgccgtttatttccattgtcatcaggtcaggatctgatgatggaaatcctgagaaatcgatgGCAACTTGTGTGTCTTGAAATtttaggcatgcataggattaaaacttgattctcagatgtatgtctggtgatactatcaaacagtgaaggtttagagctttcttgatgatggagacgtgagaaagtcgagagaactcctcaacggtatgatttagtaacgtcgtgtttgggcttatattattcgtattgacgagaacttttcacaaaagttaaaaataaaaactttttcaaaaaaaaaacaacttctaaaaacaacaagaaaactgtttatatgcatcggtctagatctcggtggataaataaatatagatgcatcctctagacaccggctcctagaccgatgcacctaacatctttttaatatctttcttgcttttgttttcttgttgcttttttatttgtttgaagttggatttgtttataaaatgctacaaaataaaataaagccgactttataaaacaaagaaagggacagaattacacttttgtcaaggctctagaaacatcaagccagcagccccgaatcctactctctagcagtcgttgttagaattcgacagttacaagtcgtcaggcagtttcgaaaaaaacctgaaactggggctgaTTAATTGATTAacttaggtgattaatccctcaaaaataaaagatcccattagtactgaattctcatcacctaaaataaaataagctccaacacaaggttacgttataaattgtaaaggagttcccataactatatctgatctttgctatcgatcccacaatggcagtcaaaacctatctatgtggaaagttgcggttggcgcgagactcactttttatctgtacaggatttgtacggaaccctcggtgcgcgagtccgactcgcacttggccggtttattttgttttatttttacttccgAAGTTTGGtcattttttgtattgtaatattttatcttgttAATCAGATCAAATTGTTACAAATTATTTGTGCTAAAGTAACAGCCAGATTATAATCGTTAAACATAAAAGTAGTAggtaaacttttaaaatgtaagagaaactttatatttaacaaaattattgtaaggtgcaattatttactaaaaatgaCTTACAAAACTTTTGCTCCAAAACAACGTTGGCCCCAAAACACTGCCCAGCGGAACACCCGAACCAAACAACCTAATTTCACCTCAATCTCTTTCCAGACTTTGCTCATCTGCGCGGCGTGGCTCACAGTCCACTGCCAGGGTCACAATGGACCCACCACGACCCCTGTGCCTATCCTCAAGCAGATCAACAGGCAGAATGACGATGGATCCTACAGTTACGGCTACGAAGCTGCCGATGGGTCCTTCAAGATTGAGACGAAGTACCCCAATGGTGATGTGGCTGGGAAGTACGGATATGTTGATGAGAATGGCAAGCCTAGAGAGATTTCTTATGGAGCCAGCAGCCAGAGGGGATTTGAACCAGAAGGTAGGATTGTTGTTGTGttagctgttttgtttttgcgtGGGGATTTGAGATAAGGTACGGATTGATATGTATTTGTAGTTGTTGACAGTGTCTAGTCTCAATTTGCAACATTGCATTCCTAAAAGGAAGGTAATGGGCGGTTCTTGCCAAATCTTTATCACACATGGGTGAAATTAGCTAGTTATAGGTACTGCCACTGGTCCGCCCTTAGAAAACCATTTGCACCCTGTCTATTTGGAACAACAATAATATCAAATACCACTTGTGTTTACAAAAGGCACTTGATTAAATACTCCCCGTATCGAAAGTTTATAGAAATTTTTGCTATTAATGAACCCCTTCTctaagaagtcggttaaaaagaaccCGCTAATCAATTACCACAACTACCAATTAGCCTGTTCCGTACCACAACGCGTACAAACTGCTCATAACTGGAGCGGTTGCTCCATCGCTCTCTAATTCTCTATGGTTGGGAAACAACACATCATGGTGTAATGCCATGGTGGAGTGGACGATGATTTGTCATTTATAGATCTGTAGGTACAATTGAGGCATATGAAGAAACTATAGCAATCATAACTAAGGattataagaaagtacatattGTATGGATTATGGAATCAGGCTTTACGTGGATTTCCACAAAATCTAAAACATgattgttagaaaaaatattccgagacacatgaaaatgtatggaaatTGGAAGTTCCAGcgaaattatgtaaaatgtagATATAACCTAAGAGCGTAAGTTAGATCATAATTTGTGCTCTGAGGTAGTCCTGacgacatctttggcagtcgttacgggtagtgacAAGCCAGCATTTCTGACAACCAGTAACTGAACTGAAGAGTTAATGAGATAAGGAGTCGTTAcatgcaaaacactggtacatagCTGTATCTGgttgagactggaagccgacccaacacAGTTTGGGGGAAAAACAAGCAGATGATGCAATAGGCATGACGATGTTTACCTAttgaataacaaaagaaatatacTCTCTTGCTTTATGATTTGGCAAAATTCAACCGTAACAAAGTTGATGACTCTAAAATGGTCATGCAACACATAACTACAAACAAGGCTAAAGTGTCAACTCATTTCGCAAAATCATATGTCACATAATAAGCACTATTTAAGATGATAATGCTAAAAGTTAACAGGTATTATGATAATGCGATCGCTCTGTTAAATTTTGTATTGGTAGGCCAAACAAATGGGGATTAAGTTTCAAGTTGTCATGTTGGTATCAAGTTCGCATGTTGCCTACATGCTTGactgcataaaaataaactagcttCGCTTTATTTagcttattaaataactaaCGTAATATCTATCTTAGAATTAATATCCATTCCAAATAACACGCTAAATCGAAAAAAAAGTTCTAACATCAGTTTGTATTTTGAGCtgcttatttcttttaattctaATATCATAGTTAACGTTTATGCTTCTGTAACTAACAACATCATAAACAATACCAATTATCACATCTTTACCTCATTAAAACAGTTGACTCTTGGACTAGAAAAcccaactacctacatattGCAACTCATTCTAAAGAACTGGCTTGGCAGCAACCTTCACGCACTAGTAATCCATATAACAGGATAATTCTCGCTAACTGgtatattatattacctaatacaacttaaaactagattaaaattgcaataaaagtaatttattttaatctgaTTCCATGTTTAGTTAAGCTCTCTTTAACTCTTAACTAATTAGTTAATATTGTTAATTGCTAACAAACATCTTTTTAGATGACTCAACGTTTTTACAATAACAATTGAAAGTTACTACAGTGTTAATTGTCCTaagtttaaatcaaaattaaatagcacgtttaaaaagcatttttcaaaGAACGTAACGTGTCTTCATTCTTTACCTTCTTTCTTATCGGagcatttatgaaaaacaatatgATTATTGTTTCCAAATGCTCCAAAACGCCTAAATCAGAACTAACATACGCCATTACTTATCGAACCCCTCATCTTCCAGGTCCCGGCATCATGGTACCCCCACCAACCTTGAACAACAACCAGCACTCAACCAACGCCCTCACTGACGGCCAAGAAGACGACGGCCAGTACCGAGAGGATCCCAGCATCTACGAAGACCCTAAGTACAACAGCCGCGCTCAACCACGACCAGCCCCAATTAGGCAGTACCACCAGCCAGCACAACCAGCCCCACAGAGACAGTATCAGCCAGAACCTGCAGCATTCCCTACAGCGGCCCCAGCTCCTCAATACCAACAGCCTAGCCAATTCCGTTCAGCTCCATTATACTCTCAACAGACTAGCCTATTCAACCAAGGTCCTCAGCAGTTCCCTTCTCAAAATCAGGACTTCAGGCCTCAAAGCCAGGTGTACCACCAGCAGCCTCAGTTCTCTTACCAGGCTTATACTCCTCAGCCTTATAACAACTTCCAGAGCCAGTCCTTCCAGCCTCAACCTCAGCCGCAGTACCAACAGCAGAGTTACAATCAGAATCAGAATTACAACCCGTTCTTTGGACACCCTGCCCAGAACTTCGATCCTAGCTCTGGGTCTTATTCTATTAATTTCACTGGTTAAGCAGTGATTGGCTGTTGTTTTTTGATGGTATTTTAGGTGTTAAGTCAGCGGTGGAGTAGACGAATCATTATTTGGAAACTGGTCATAAATATTAgcttaaaattatatgaaagGAAACAAAAGAACAATGATAAAACAATCTGCAGTCACGGTTTGGAAAATGTTGCCAACTTCAGCAAATAATGATTTTTCTACTGAaccaaaatgtataaaaatattttgtacaaaatgtagAATATTTAAGATTACCCAAAGTGACGAAAGACACCTTTTTacgattttttgtatatttttagtactAGTCAATAGTATCGgcgttttttatgaaattttgtacGAAGGAGCTTTAATTATATTGTCACTAAcaatatgaattaaattatttattgatacatttcctttgttataagttttatagttacatatatgtgatatacatatgtataatgtatcCTTCTATCTATTATa
This genomic window from Helicoverpa armigera isolate CAAS_96S chromosome 13, ASM3070526v1, whole genome shotgun sequence contains:
- the LOC110382853 gene encoding activating signal cointegrator 1 complex subunit 2 homolog, giving the protein MLVLKTLLICAAWLTVHCQGHNGPTTTPVPILKQINRQNDDGSYSYGYEAADGSFKIETKYPNGDVAGKYGYVDENGKPREISYGASSQRGFEPEGPGIMVPPPTLNNNQHSTNALTDGQEDDGQYREDPSIYEDPKYNSRAQPRPAPIRQYHQPAQPAPQRQYQPEPAAFPTAAPAPQYQQPSQFRSAPLYSQQTSLFNQGPQQFPSQNQDFRPQSQVYHQQPQFSYQAYTPQPYNNFQSQSFQPQPQPQYQQQSYNQNQNYNPFFGHPAQNFDPSSGSYSINFTG